One window from the genome of Saprospiraceae bacterium encodes:
- a CDS encoding glutamine synthetase III: MPTNRSTALSLFLSRPKTPKERDNAKISSYYGENVFTDNKLRSYLSNDAYKAYTQTINNGQKISRELADQIAAALKAWAMEQGTTHYSHWFQPLTGSTAEKHDSFFTLSGSGSALEKFDGDALVQQEPDASSFPSGGLRATFEARGYTAWDPMSPAFIMDIAGSKTLCIPTVFISYTGEALDHKAPLLRSVEALDKAATGVARYFDRFVNKVTATLGWEQEYFVIDKAMYYARPDLMSSGRTVFGRGPAKGQQLEDHYFGTIPERVYAFMVDLERECHKLGIPLRTRHNEVAPSQFECAPMFEVANIAVDHNQLLMDLMDRVARRHNLIVLLHEKPFAGINGSGKHNNWSMSTDTGTNLLGPGKTPRNNLQFLTFFINTIKAVHDHADLLRASIAAESNDYRLGANEAPPAIISVFIGDYLTKVLEAIEMRVDNDLKEEEENELKLDIHKMIPDVMMDNTDRNRTSPFAFTGNKFEFRAVGSTANCADPMMILNMIVANQLNEFKERVDKHIADGEKKDSAILKELRECIKTSKNILFEGDNYSEAWANEAAKRGLPNIKTTPTALDAFTTAKANKIFKDMKILNDKEQEARHEIYLEKYIKKVEIESSLIEELALNQILPACIRYQTELLLNIKANKDAGLSKGACITQETLAESISGHINAAYDGIEKMRVQREKAEHQNSTRSKAIYFCDHVKPIFLEIRDHVDQLELIVEDSYWPLPKYREILFNR, translated from the coding sequence ATGCCTACCAACCGCAGTACCGCCCTCAGTTTGTTTTTATCAAGACCCAAAACCCCGAAAGAACGGGATAACGCTAAAATCTCCAGTTACTATGGGGAAAATGTGTTTACCGACAATAAGTTAAGAAGCTATTTGTCTAACGATGCGTATAAAGCCTATACCCAGACCATCAACAACGGACAAAAAATCTCCCGGGAATTGGCGGATCAGATTGCAGCGGCTTTGAAAGCCTGGGCTATGGAACAAGGCACCACCCATTACAGTCACTGGTTTCAACCATTGACGGGAAGTACGGCAGAAAAACACGATTCTTTTTTTACCTTGAGCGGTTCAGGTTCGGCGCTTGAAAAATTTGACGGCGATGCTTTAGTTCAACAAGAACCGGATGCGTCTTCATTTCCAAGCGGCGGTTTACGGGCAACTTTTGAAGCCAGAGGTTATACAGCATGGGATCCCATGTCGCCTGCATTTATTATGGATATCGCAGGCTCGAAAACACTTTGCATTCCCACAGTATTTATTTCCTATACCGGAGAAGCCCTCGATCACAAAGCACCCCTATTGCGTTCCGTCGAAGCATTGGATAAAGCAGCAACGGGTGTAGCGCGTTATTTTGATCGCTTTGTCAATAAGGTAACGGCCACCCTGGGTTGGGAACAAGAATATTTTGTAATCGATAAAGCCATGTATTATGCGCGTCCGGATTTAATGTCCAGCGGACGCACCGTCTTTGGTCGTGGACCTGCCAAAGGCCAACAATTGGAAGACCATTATTTTGGTACTATTCCAGAGCGAGTGTATGCGTTTATGGTAGATCTCGAACGGGAATGTCATAAATTGGGAATACCGCTTCGTACCCGCCACAACGAAGTAGCACCAAGCCAGTTTGAATGTGCACCGATGTTTGAAGTGGCAAACATTGCAGTAGATCACAATCAACTTTTGATGGACTTAATGGATCGGGTAGCACGAAGACACAATTTGATTGTATTGCTTCATGAAAAACCCTTCGCAGGCATCAATGGATCTGGAAAACACAACAACTGGTCTATGAGTACCGATACCGGTACCAATCTCTTGGGTCCGGGTAAAACGCCTCGCAACAATTTACAATTCCTTACCTTTTTTATAAATACTATCAAAGCGGTGCACGATCATGCGGATCTCTTACGTGCAAGCATTGCAGCAGAAAGCAATGACTATCGCTTAGGAGCAAACGAAGCGCCACCTGCCATCATCTCGGTCTTTATTGGCGATTACCTCACCAAAGTCTTAGAGGCGATTGAAATGCGCGTAGACAATGATTTGAAAGAGGAAGAAGAGAATGAATTGAAACTCGATATTCATAAAATGATTCCGGATGTCATGATGGACAATACGGATCGTAACAGAACTTCCCCCTTTGCATTTACAGGAAATAAATTTGAATTCCGGGCTGTAGGTTCCACTGCAAATTGTGCAGATCCGATGATGATCCTCAATATGATTGTAGCCAATCAGTTGAATGAATTTAAAGAGCGCGTTGACAAACACATTGCAGATGGCGAGAAAAAAGATTCAGCCATCCTCAAAGAACTTCGCGAATGTATAAAAACCTCCAAAAACATTTTATTTGAAGGAGATAATTACAGCGAAGCCTGGGCCAATGAAGCTGCAAAACGCGGCTTGCCCAACATCAAAACCACGCCAACTGCTTTGGATGCTTTCACAACAGCCAAAGCCAATAAGATCTTTAAGGATATGAAAATCCTCAATGACAAAGAGCAAGAAGCGCGTCATGAAATCTACCTTGAAAAATACATCAAAAAAGTAGAAATCGAATCCAGCTTAATTGAAGAATTGGCACTAAACCAAATTTTACCGGCTTGCATTCGCTATCAAACCGAGTTGTTGTTAAACATCAAAGCAAATAAAGATGCCGGATTATCCAAAGGAGCTTGCATAACCCAAGAAACCTTGGCAGAAAGTATTTCCGGACACATCAATGCAGCCTATGACGGAATTGAAAAAATGCGTGTTCAACGAGAAAAAGCCGAACACCAAAATTCAACCCGCTCCAAAGCCATTTATTTCTGCGATCATGTCAAACCAATCTTCCTTGAAATTCGCGATCACGTTGATCAACTGGAATTAATTGTAGAAGA
- a CDS encoding cupin domain-containing protein, with product MQANQHIQSINLMQKFSLFDKLWTPHIIGELNGQYVKLCKLKGDFVWHSHEHEDELFMVFKGTLLMDFRDGTTVAVHEGEVLIVPKGVEHRPHTDGELVFNLLFEPKETAHTGTVKSEMTVNELEWI from the coding sequence ATGCAAGCTAATCAGCATATTCAGTCCATTAATTTAATGCAAAAATTTTCATTGTTTGATAAACTTTGGACGCCTCATATCATTGGCGAACTAAACGGCCAATATGTTAAATTATGTAAACTTAAAGGCGACTTTGTCTGGCACAGTCATGAACATGAAGATGAATTGTTTATGGTTTTCAAAGGAACCCTGCTTATGGATTTTAGAGATGGCACGACGGTAGCAGTCCATGAAGGAGAAGTATTGATCGTTCCAAAAGGTGTAGAACACCGCCCCCATACGGATGGTGAACTGGTTTTTAATTTATTGTTTGAACCCAAAGAAACTGCTCATACCGGAACGGTGAAAAGTGAGATGACTGTAAACGAATTGGAATGGATCTGA
- a CDS encoding transcriptional regulator, with the protein MKELIYGLNREFESRIRLGIMSILMVNDKVEFKSLKELLELTDGNLASHLSALEKAGYLKVKKQFIDRKPNTSYSTTSEGKKAFNAHLKLLEKFLKKQ; encoded by the coding sequence ATGAAAGAATTGATCTATGGTCTGAATCGCGAATTTGAAAGTCGAATCCGTTTAGGGATCATGTCCATACTGATGGTCAACGATAAAGTCGAATTTAAAAGCTTGAAAGAATTGCTTGAACTAACAGACGGCAATCTCGCAAGCCATTTGTCAGCTCTTGAAAAAGCAGGCTATCTAAAAGTAAAAAAACAATTTATAGATCGAAAACCGAACACCAGCTACAGCACCACCAGTGAAGGAAAAAAGGCATTTAATGCCCATTTAAAATTGTTGGAAAAATTCTTAAAAAAACAATAA
- a CDS encoding DUF1648 domain-containing protein, whose protein sequence is MWVFLLANYSDLPEVIPQHYNAYGKADDFGSKSNLFILAGIASLLNIGLSALKKYPHHYNYSVEITKENAIRQYAIATRMLRYVKLILVLIFSSLVIKTIFIAKGGSHELGFWFLPIALVCLVGSIAYFIILSIRSK, encoded by the coding sequence ATGTGGGTCTTTCTCCTTGCAAATTATTCCGATTTGCCTGAAGTAATACCTCAGCATTACAATGCATATGGAAAAGCAGATGACTTTGGAAGTAAATCAAATTTATTTATTTTGGCAGGTATTGCAAGCCTACTCAATATAGGGCTTAGCGCTCTTAAAAAATATCCGCATCACTATAATTATTCGGTTGAAATTACGAAAGAAAATGCAATCAGACAATATGCAATCGCTACCAGAATGCTTCGCTATGTAAAATTAATTCTTGTATTGATTTTTAGTTCGTTAGTAATTAAAACCATCTTTATTGCAAAAGGAGGATCGCATGAACTTGGCTTTTGGTTTCTCCCCATTGCATTAGTTTGTTTGGTCGGTAGTATTGCTTATTTTATAATTTTATCCATTAGATCTAAATAA
- a CDS encoding DUF3667 domain-containing protein, with the protein MKYCPNCGQENHSPRRPFFHYLYELVEGIFHLDNKTWSTIKTLFLHPGKITKDFIEDKRNRYSPPVRMYIWCTAFFMFSFWLLIDRYTHYTDILAEVNKTMSQRFDALSDSTSTSINIITSGFWPMLHSVPVSNQRVLKNIQDAEIKNWLKEQNYPYNFFYVQLVKAYRAQINSQLSLSAYTKKMTAANNILFVVLLPLNAFLLYPILYRKKLLYYDSMIFTMHLNTWIPLFQSIWIWILGLIMVYSHASQAIFLSIPVINAVYYFFALKNAFGHTWISTLARWIPAFIIDTLYHWVIILLYASWLMS; encoded by the coding sequence ATGAAATACTGTCCTAATTGTGGTCAGGAAAATCACAGTCCCAGAAGGCCATTTTTTCATTACCTCTATGAATTGGTGGAAGGCATTTTTCATCTTGACAATAAAACCTGGTCGACCATAAAGACTTTGTTTCTACACCCAGGAAAAATTACCAAAGATTTTATTGAAGATAAACGCAATCGATATTCCCCACCAGTCAGAATGTATATCTGGTGTACAGCATTTTTTATGTTTAGTTTTTGGCTATTAATTGATCGGTATACACACTATACTGATATACTAGCTGAAGTAAACAAAACAATGAGTCAACGTTTTGATGCACTGTCTGATTCAACAAGTACATCAATTAATATTATTACAAGCGGATTTTGGCCTATGCTACATTCTGTACCTGTAAGCAACCAGCGGGTTTTAAAAAACATTCAGGATGCAGAAATTAAAAATTGGTTAAAAGAACAAAATTATCCTTACAATTTTTTTTACGTTCAATTGGTAAAAGCTTATAGAGCACAAATCAATAGTCAATTAAGTTTGTCTGCCTACACAAAAAAGATGACAGCAGCAAATAACATCCTATTTGTTGTGTTGCTTCCACTCAATGCATTTTTATTGTACCCTATTCTTTATAGAAAAAAATTATTATACTATGATTCAATGATTTTTACCATGCATTTAAATACCTGGATTCCACTTTTCCAATCAATATGGATATGGATTTTGGGATTGATTATGGTATATTCACATGCATCGCAAGCAATCTTTTTATCAATTCCTGTGATTAATGCAGTTTATTACTTTTTTGCATTAAAGAATGCATTTGGTCATACTTGGATAAGCACTCTGGCACGATGGATTCCTGCATTTATAATTGATACGCTCTACCATTGGGTAATTATTTTATTATATGCATCATGGCTTATGTCTTAG
- a CDS encoding GNAT family N-acetyltransferase: protein MQFLETERTVLRPFIIEDGISLFNLNQDPDVLKYTGDVPFHSLEEANNFIKQYIKTQAPGLGRWAVIHKTTDQFLGWCGLKYNPDLNEYDLGFRFFKTYWGQGFATEASRACLDYGFQHLDLPAIVGRAMEQNAASICVLQKIGMHFSKCILEKGVAWQVYEIARKK, encoded by the coding sequence ATGCAATTTTTGGAAACAGAACGTACCGTCCTGCGGCCCTTTATTATTGAAGACGGCATTTCACTTTTTAATTTAAATCAAGATCCGGATGTACTAAAATATACCGGGGATGTTCCATTCCATTCGTTGGAGGAGGCTAACAATTTTATAAAGCAATATATCAAGACCCAGGCACCTGGATTGGGACGATGGGCTGTCATCCATAAAACAACCGATCAATTTTTAGGTTGGTGTGGTTTAAAATACAATCCGGATCTCAATGAATATGATCTAGGTTTTAGATTTTTTAAAACATACTGGGGACAAGGATTTGCAACTGAAGCTTCAAGAGCTTGTTTAGATTATGGATTTCAACATTTGGATTTACCTGCAATCGTGGGACGGGCAATGGAACAAAATGCAGCTTCCATTTGCGTGCTTCAGAAAATTGGGATGCATTTTAGTAAATGCATTTTAGAAAAGGGAGTAGCGTGGCAGGTGTATGAGATAGCAAGAAAGAAATAA
- a CDS encoding SRPBCC family protein: protein MKIILIILMVIAGIIALLLILALFMKKEHYVKCETIINAPRQKVFDYIKLLKNQDHFNKSAMAGPDRIREYKGTDGTVGFIYSWSGNKDAGQGEKEIINLIEGKKMEAEIRFIKPMKTSSYIIMDLESISDNQTKVSWSNAGTLNYPINIMIPMLEKMLPKDMDSSLTNLKNILEN, encoded by the coding sequence ATGAAAATTATACTTATAATTCTGATGGTTATTGCAGGCATTATAGCATTGCTTTTAATCCTGGCACTTTTCATGAAAAAAGAACATTATGTAAAATGTGAAACCATAATCAATGCGCCACGTCAAAAAGTATTTGACTACATCAAGCTGCTTAAAAACCAGGACCATTTCAACAAAAGTGCTATGGCGGGACCAGACCGAATTAGAGAATATAAAGGCACAGATGGGACGGTTGGATTTATTTATTCCTGGAGCGGAAACAAAGATGCCGGTCAGGGTGAAAAGGAAATTATAAATCTAATAGAAGGAAAAAAAATGGAGGCGGAAATTCGTTTTATAAAACCTATGAAAACTTCTTCCTATATTATAATGGACTTAGAATCTATCAGTGACAATCAAACCAAAGTATCCTGGAGCAATGCAGGTACATTAAACTATCCAATAAACATCATGATCCCCATGTTAGAAAAAATGCTTCCCAAGGACATGGACAGCAGTTTGACTAATTTGAAAAATATCCTCGAAAACTAA
- a CDS encoding DUF4153 domain-containing protein → MDIQSHIDNPKQLEKMYRDNKSEFKAALKLLNPQQMDQKLIAYWNERINYDRPDISWGNRNELLFLLIASLVAGALAKIPSLFDLNPELFYQRNIGFIVFPILTCYFAWSRGLSIKRTIFAGFIFLFGVVYINLLPSAEKSDTLILACIHLPLLLWAVVGFSYANGEFKNTSKILEFLRYNGDLIIITGLILISGGMLTGITIGLFSVIGIQIEDFYFNYFGIFGIAAAPIVGTYLTQTNPQLVNKISPVIAGIFSPLVFIMLLIYLVAIFYSGKDPYNDREFLLIFNALLIGVMAIILFSISETGKQRTGKLGSYILLGLSLVTIIVNGIALSAILYRISEWGITPNRMAVLGANTLMLIHLVFITIQLMRHVFKKAEIQRVEYSIVLFIPVYILWICLVTFIFPFIFQFN, encoded by the coding sequence ATGGACATACAATCACACATTGACAATCCAAAACAATTGGAAAAAATGTACCGCGACAATAAATCTGAATTTAAAGCAGCCTTGAAATTGCTTAATCCTCAGCAGATGGATCAAAAATTGATTGCCTATTGGAATGAACGAATTAACTATGATCGACCCGACATATCCTGGGGCAATCGAAATGAACTCCTGTTTTTATTGATTGCTTCACTTGTTGCAGGTGCATTGGCTAAAATACCGTCCTTATTTGATTTAAATCCTGAGTTGTTTTATCAGAGAAACATCGGATTTATAGTCTTTCCAATATTAACTTGTTACTTTGCCTGGAGCAGAGGACTGTCCATAAAAAGAACAATCTTTGCCGGTTTTATTTTCCTTTTTGGTGTTGTGTATATTAATTTATTGCCGTCGGCTGAAAAAAGCGATACCTTGATCTTAGCATGCATCCACTTGCCTTTATTGTTATGGGCCGTCGTAGGATTTTCCTATGCAAACGGGGAATTCAAAAACACATCCAAAATTCTTGAGTTTCTTCGATACAATGGGGACTTAATCATCATAACAGGCTTGATTTTAATTTCAGGCGGAATGCTTACTGGCATTACCATTGGTTTATTCTCTGTCATTGGAATTCAAATTGAGGATTTCTATTTTAATTACTTTGGGATCTTCGGAATTGCCGCTGCTCCTATCGTTGGTACGTACTTAACCCAAACAAATCCCCAATTAGTAAATAAAATTTCTCCTGTCATTGCAGGGATTTTCAGTCCGCTGGTATTCATCATGCTGCTTATTTATCTAGTGGCTATTTTCTATTCAGGAAAAGATCCATACAATGACCGCGAGTTTTTATTGATCTTTAATGCACTCTTAATAGGCGTGATGGCAATTATCTTGTTTTCAATTTCAGAAACCGGTAAACAACGCACGGGCAAATTAGGAAGCTATATCCTTTTGGGATTGTCACTAGTAACCATTATTGTAAATGGAATTGCACTTTCTGCCATTTTATATAGAATTTCAGAATGGGGAATTACCCCAAACCGCATGGCTGTATTGGGCGCAAATACCTTGATGTTGATTCACCTGGTTTTTATAACGATTCAACTCATGAGACATGTATTTAAAAAAGCTGAAATTCAGCGGGTGGAATATTCCATCGTTTTATTTATACCAGTTTACATTTTGTGGATCTGTTTGGTTACTTTTATATTCCCATTTATTTTTCAATTCAACTAA